Part of the Phocoena phocoena chromosome 8, mPhoPho1.1, whole genome shotgun sequence genome, TGAATCAACCACGTGGGTTTTGTTCACTTGTTAAAAGCACACACAGTTTAAGGTGCAGTGCAGAGTGAATTCTGTCCTTGTGAGACCTCACTGGCTCGGGCACTATGCCTGGCCAGCATCACTGCCGAGCAGGGCCCTGTGACTGTGAACACCTGTGTCTTGGCCCCTTGCTTGCATTATTTCATGTAAGCCTCAGAACCTTCCTGATTATCTTCatctctacagatgaggaaactgaggttcagagaggttaagtaatttgcccaataTCACTGAGCTAAGTGATGGAGCTCAGATTTAAACCTGCATCTGGGTGGCTTGAAGGCCCATGCTCTTAACTGTTATGTTCTGTTTACATGTGGGTATTACATTTGCCTTGGTCTGACGTAGAAACAGAGGCATCCACTAATGGGCACTTATAGTGGGCCAGACATCCAGTTACCCTTGCTATGAGTGCCATCTCCTTGAATCTTCCCAGCAAGTACTGCTTGGAAGGGCCCTCAGAGAAGCTTTCTCAGACAGGAGTCTAAGTCTCTGCGGTGAAGATGTCCCTTTGTGGGCGAAGTGACTGAACAGTGTCAGTTTCCTTAAGTGAATTCCTCAGCCCACCCTGAGCACATGCCAGGCTCCAGGTGCTGGGAGTAGGTGGACCAGTAGTCACACTGGAGAGGCGCCCCAAAGTTTTCGAGGCCTGATGGTGCCCTTATTCCCCCTTCTTTTGAGATAGCCTCTTTGGTGATAGCAGTGCtcaggtccctggtgccagaactGGGGCCTTCAAACCCAGGCCAGGCCTCTAGGCTGCGAGTGACAAAAAGTCCAACTCAAGATGGTGATATCTGTGGAATAGAGTCTGGCCGCTAAGAACAGAGATAGGAATGAACAGTGGTCTAAACAAGATAGacgtctatttatttatttattttctcacataaaaGAAATCCAGAAGTTGGCAGGCTGGGGCTGCTGTGGTGTCTTCATGAAGccaagttcagtttttttttttttctttttaaatgctccTCTATTCTTAGCACGTAGCCTCTGTCCCCAAGGTTGCCTCGTGGTACAAGATGACTGCTGGAGCTCTTGCTATCTAGGTTGCTCTCCAGGTGGGAAGCACGAAGAAGAAGGAGTGGAAGGGCAAAAAGGGCACCTTACCAACGGTTCACCCTCCTCTTCAGGCTCTTTCCCTGGATTCCTACCTCGTAATTTTTGCTTACAAGTAACTGGTCACTGCTAGCTGCAAGGAAGtttataaaatactattttttagtTGTGTACATTGGTTCCTGAAATAAAACTGGGGCTATAGTACTAAGGAAGACCAGGAGAATGGATGTTGGGCAGGCAACGAACAGGCTCCGCTGTACTAGTTTAAACATAAAAGGAATGTTTTAGCTCCCATAAATGAAAAGTCCAAGGAAAAGTGGTCTGACTTCAGGCAAGGCTGCATCCAGGTGCTGAATCTATGTTATTAggaatttctttctttgtctcttgcttcTGCTTTTCTGCACAGACACTTCATCATTAGACATTGAGGGGGTCCCCAGCAGTTCCAGGCCCATATCCTCCCAGATTTAAGTCCAGTAGGAGAAagagatttgttttttgttttttttttttgcacatcaATTCTATTAAAAGCCCCAGAGTTGGCTGAGTGTGGTGGAGGGCTGGTTCTCCAAGAGAAATAGGGATTCTGTTATCAGAGGAAGGGAAACAGAAGCTGGGGAGGCAGGAAGAACAGCTTCCCGCACAAATGCCAGTGAGACCTTTGCCTCACTGAGGAGCTGCCTGGTGAGGGTGGCCTGAGTGGGCAGGGGTTTCCACTTCCTGCCCTTTGACCCCTTGTCTCTCATTCCTTTTCTCCAGGGTCTGGATTGGGCTGCTCTGGCTGCCAGGAAGATTCCAGCCCCATTCCGACCCCAGATCCGCTCAGAGCTGGACGTGGGCAACTTTGCAGAGGAATTTACCCGGCTGGAGCCTGTCTACTCACCCCCTGGAAGCCCCCCACCTGGGGATCCGCGCATCTTCCAGGTGAGTAAGCGTTCATAGAACCACAGATGCGGGGGAGGCAGAATGGTGCTCAGCCTCAGCCCTGGCTGACCTGTGGGCACTGCACAGGCCCCGTGTCCTGATCAGGAGTCAGCATCTCCTCTAGGTCTCTCCACTCGTTCGGAACCTACAACTGTCAGTCATAGAGACCACCTGGGCAGGACATGCCTTTGAATTTCCTGGTTTATCTTGAAATTTCATGTTAATTTCCCTGCTTCTCCATCTTATCTCTATTGTTAtgtaaaaatactgttttaaattaTTCACTTGCTTAAGGGGACACTTAGGAAGAGATGCCTTGTTTATACTGTGGCTTTGCATGTCCCTCTGGCACACCATATCACACTCCTGGGGGCATAGGCCCCCTCCACCCAGTTTTAGAAGCTTAGGCCTGTTGGACCAGTCCCATCTCCTTTGCTCGGCATACAAGGCCTTGCACGGTGTGGCCTCTGCTCAGAGCCCTAGCCTCAGCACTCTGTTATTCCACTCAGTGCTCTAGCACCTCTGAACTGCTCAGAGGTGCCAGAACACACCTCTGTACCTTTGCATATGTGGTTCCCTCAACCTGGAGGGTACAGCTGCTCACCTGGCAAAATTCAAGCCTTGTTGTCCAGTGCTGTCCGCATATGAAGTCTTCCCTGCTCCTCTGGCCCTGGGTCACCCTTTCCTTGTGCACCAGCCTGCTACAGACAAAATCTCCTTCTAAACAGTTTGGCAGGTTTTATCCTGGCGCTGACTGAGACTGCCTCACCTGGTCTGaagctcccagagggcagggactgtgtgttTAATTTCTGTGTCCCTGAGTCCAGCTTGGGGGCCTGGCCTGTAGGACATGgtccataaatattaaataagaatagGCCAATATCAAGTATGGATGGATCAGTTCCCCTCTATGAAGCTCTCACAAGGGACAGCTCTGTGCTTGAATATCCCTCGATCTACTGCGATCCATCCTCGATCTCACAGTCCTAATGAGCAAGTTTTCTTGTGAATCAGTGgttactttcattcattcatttaatgatTCAAAAGTATGTATTGAGTGCCTTCGATGTTCCAGGCACTGACCTGGGCACTAGGGACGTAACGATAAACTTGACAGACAATAATCCCACCCAtgtggagcttgcattctagcGCACAGTGGCGCTGCATTTTTAGGAGAAGACAACACATTGTTAAAATTACCCTTGAGAGTCCCTTGAATTGCCAGGATGTGGATTGTTAGGAAAGGCAAAGAATTAACTTTGGTTTCTCTTTACGTTTCCTCAGTAGCCCCCCTTGCAGAGGAGGCCAAAGTTTGATTTGAGAGGAAGGAGTAAAGACTTTTTGTCCTGAGTGGGTAGAGTTGAATTCTCCTAAGTTAAGTATGTGTGATGCCAGGCCACAGTTCTTTCATGTATTCAGCCTATCATATTCTGGGCCAGTGCAGTGTGCCAGATGACGCCCTTGGCACTTGGGGGGATCACTGTGATGGGAAAGGTAGAGTCACAGACTGGTGGGGGAACAGACATGCATGGTCCCAAGAGGTCATAGAACACGGTGGAATAAAATGTCCACACATCCTGTGTGCACCAGGATGCAAAAGCAACATCCCCTACTCCAGGGTCTTTCCTCTGCCCCCGCCCTCCTTCCCGCTGGGTCTGGGCCTCCGGGGACTCATCTGCACCTCCATCCACCCCTGACAACACCCCTCCTCCACCAGGGATACTCCTTCGTGGCACCGTCCATCCTGTTTGACCACAACAACGCGGTGATGACTGATGTGCTGGAAGCGTCTGTTGCTGGAGACCGGCCTGGCAGGGCAGCGTTGGCCAGGAGCGCCATGATGCAGGTGGGTTGGGCCAGGGTGGGGAGAAGTGGGCTTGGGGGCATCTGGGCTTGGGGACTCCAGATGTGGCTTCAGCAGGCGCATGCTGTGGCTTCGGTGAGGTCCATAGCCTCTCTGAACAGGGGCGTGGCATGGCCGCAAGGCTCCCGGTAGGACCTCTGACGCGTCCCCTTCGCCCCCAGGACTCGCCCTTCTTCCAGCAGTATGAACTGGACCTGCGGGAACCCGCGTTGGGCCAGGGTAGCTTCTCCGTGTGTCGCCGCTGCCGCCAGCTACAGAACGGCCAAGAGTTCGCGGTCAAAATCCTCAGCCGCAGGTGGGCGGGCCCGGGGTGGGCTGGGTTCTGCTGAGCGGATTCGGGGAGGGCGGGGCCGGAGGTCAGCTGTCCTgaccctgcctgccctgcccccaggctggAGGCGAACACGCAGCGCGAAGTGGCCGCCCTGCGGCTGTGCCAGTCGCACCCCAACGTGGTGAAGCTGCACGAAGTGCTTCAGGACCAGGTGACGCCTTCCTGGGCTAGGGCGGAGCCCAGGGACGCTAGAGCCTGCccgtggggggcggggaggaggacaGGAGGCGGGGCCTGAGAGCGCCATGGGCGGGGCCTGAGGACCCGGAGGTCAGGGAAGTGTGATTTCAGGGGAGTAGGGCCTGAGGACCGGAAGGCGGAGCTGAGGATGGCCAAGGGAacggggcagggggaggattTAGGGCGGCGGGTTTTAAGGTGGCCAAAGGGACGGGGGCCTGGAAAAAAGTAGGGGGTAGAAACTGAAGCGAGTCCTAAGGTGGTTCTTGGGGTGGTCTTGAGGTCAGGGTTCGAACAGGGTCGGGGCCTGAAGCCGGGGGCGGAGCTTGATGTTGACCGCGGGGCAGGATCCGGCTGGgcctggtggggggtgggggggcggcccGGTTGGGTAGGTGGTGACAGTAAACCCAGGTGGTGACCTTGGCCCGTCGCGCCGCCCGCAGCTGCACACGTACCTGGTCCTGGAGCTACTGCAGGGTGGGGAGCTGCTGGAGCACATCCGCAAGAAGCGGCACTTCAGCGAGTCCGAGGCGAGCCAGATCCTGCGCAGCCTCGTGTCGGCCGTGAGCTTCATGCACGAGGAGGCGGGGGTGGTGCACCGCGACCTCAAGCCCGAGGTGGGAGCGGGGCCTCAGCGGACTGGGAGGGCTTCGGCGCGGAGGGCCAGTCTCTGACGGCCGCCTCGCCTCCCTCATAGAACATCCTGTACGCCGATGATACGCCCGGAGCCCCGGTGAAGATCATCGACTTCGGGTTCGCGCGTCTGCGCCCGCAGAGCCCAGCGGGGCCCATGCAGACACCCTGCTTTACGCTGCAGTACGCGGCCCCCGAGCTGCTGGCGCAGCAGGGCTACGACGAGTCCTGCGACCTCTGGAGCCTCGGCGTCATTCTGGTATGGGACGGGGTCTCCGAGGAGATGTCAGGGTCCTCCGAGCCTGGGGACAGGAGTTCTCTTGTTGGGGTGGCAGGGTTTGGTCTGAGGCTGGGGTCAGAAGTCGTCCTAATACAGAGGCGAGGTCTCTCTGGTGCTGGGGTCTGGGCATCCTAGTTTTAGGAGTTGGATGTCAGAGTTCATAAGCCATGGGCCTCAGGAGTTAGCCTCTTGGAGAAGGTCTGGACTGGTCTCACCTTTCACTCCCCAGTACATGATGCTGTCAGGCCAGGTCCCCTTCCAGGGGGCCTCAGGCCAGGGCGGGCAGAGCCAGGCGGCGGAAATAATGTGCAAGATCCGCGAAGGGCGCTTCTCCCTTGACGGTGAGGCCTGGCGAGGCGTGTCTGAGGAAGCCAAGGAGCTGGTCCGAGGTGCGAAGCCGGAGGTCACAGGTcatggctggggaaggggaggccaTGGGGTCATGATGGGACAGGGTTTGCTACTGGGTCAGGTGTCCTGGTGGGGGACTtgtggggaggagagtggggcTGCTAGGATGTCTCTGGGGCGCAGCCTCTACACACAGCCCGCCAACACTTCCCCTGTCCTGCCTCCAGGGCTCCTGACTGTGGACCCCACCAAGCGGCTGAAGCTCGAGGGACTGCGGGGCAGCTCGTGGCTGCAGGACGGCAGCGCGCGCTCCTCGCCTCCGCTACGGACGCCGGACGTGCTGGAGTCCTCGGGGCCAGCTGTGCGCTCCGGGCTCAACGCCACCTTTCTGgtgaggggcggggcctgcgggGGGGTCCGGGACCGAGGCTGGAGAGGCGGAGCCTGCGGGAGGCGACTCCCGCAGAGTCCTGAAAGGTTGAGTTCAGCCGAGTCCAGGCGTCTGACCTGTCGGGACCCTGACCGTTTGAGAGGCTGGAGGCCAAAGACCTGTTGGCCCTGACCTAGTGGTATGGGAAGGAAGGCCTGGGATGGGGGGCCAAAGCTAGGATTTGGAAGTCGAGGCCGGGCCGGTGGAACTTACCGCCTCCTTTCCGCCAGGCGTTCAATCGGGGCAAACGCGAGGGTTTCTTCTTGAAGAGCGTGGAAAACGCGCCGCTGGCCAAGCGGCGGAAACAGAAGCTGCGGAGCGCCGCCACATCCCGCCGCGTCTCCCCCGTGCCCGCCGTCCCGGGCCGGGCACCCGCCACCAAGGGAGCCCCCCGACGAGCCAACggtcccctgcccccctcctaGCCTCCGTCACTGTGACCCTCTCCCCGGTCGGGGCTGTGTTCTAGGAGGCCGGCTCACTGCCCCCAGGCCTCCTGTATAGCTCCGCCCCATCCCCAGGGATTGttacccttctctcccctccccccccacccccagacagaGCAGAAGTATTTTTATaagcagagaattttttttaatgtcttaccAGATAGAGTTAGagatgcagggagggagggggcctgCTGGGGAGTGGAGTGGGGGGCCCTCTGCCTAGATGCTCTCTCATCTGGTGGAAGGCACTTCTCCCCCAGGGGGCTGCCCCGGCAGGGAATGGCTCCTCCTCCATTTCTAAGCACTGAGTTGCCACAGGGAGAAACTGGGacctctcccctgccctcccctgagGTCCTGCTCTTGCGAGGGGGCACCCCTCAAGCTGTCACTTTATGGACTGTTTGTGCAATTACGTCCACCAAAGACCTGTGTTGGGGGTGCTCAGTGAGAGGCCCTGGGGGACCCCCTGAAGCATTTCTGCCTCACTTCATGTCACCTGCTTCCGCCTATTGAGGCTTAGGAAGGAGGTAGGCGACCCCCTAAAAGGGGAGGCTCCCTTCTCACCCAtcccctcctctttggcacagctgcCCCTAGCTGGGGGTGGCACCTTGGGGGTCTGGGGTGGGCATCCACAGTCACTGCCTCAGCCCATCCAGGCTGTGCctttgacttaaaaataaaagtctaccCAGTGCTGTGTGTGgcatgtgtgtgcgtatgtgttggGGGTGTGTATGGGCAGAGGTCTTGGGGCTGCCTGCCAGCCAACGGGGCCTGAGACCTCAAAGAGGAGGGACAGGGCAGACCCTTCTGGGTAAGATGGTACCCTTTGTCCTTGGCTTTTGACATGAGGGTCAAACAGTTATCTTGGGTGTGTATCTGATACCTCTGCCATGTATCATTTAGGATTCTCCTGGTTGTAAGTAGTAGAAAACCCAACCTAAACTTGCTTCAGCAGAGCAGGACTTCTAGGCTTTTTGAACTACACAATCCAGGGGTAGCTCCAGGCAAGACCTGATCAGGATGCAAACATATGATCAGGACTCAGCTCCCCAGTCTTAgctttttattctgttgtgggtttttttggtgttGTTGCAGACTTGGAGGACTCTCCTCTTGGCCCCAAGATGGGTGGCAGGTGCTCCAGGGAGCTACAGATTGAAATCTGGTGAGAAAGAGAGTCTTTGTTTTAGCATTCCTGGCAGGAATCCTGAGATGTACTCCAATTGAATCCATTTAGGTCAAGTGCCTACTCTGAATcaatcactgtggccagggaTGCAGTGTGCTGATTGGCTTAGATCTGGATCTTAGACTCCCCTCTGCAACCTCATTGGGTGGAGAGCAGGAGAAGGGATGGTCCCTAGAGAGAGGTCAGTTGGACAGGGCTTGGTTCCGGTcagggagggagagcaggagggGAGCAGCTCATACCCACGGCTGTGGCAGTGATCAGAGTGCGCCCCTCTCAAGGGGCATGAGACTTCCCTTGTGTGATCCCTACTGGGTGGTTGTGGCCATAGGGCAGTTTGGCCTGAGCGCCTCTGTGCCCCCCCAGGTCAGGGCTATTTGTCCGTATAGTGCAGACGTCCTGAGAGCCCCAACCCCCTGCCTGGACACTATGGGCTGCTGCAGGC contains:
- the RPS6KA4 gene encoding ribosomal protein S6 kinase alpha-4 isoform X2, yielding MGDEDEDEGCAVELQITEANLTGHEEKVGVENFQLLKVLGTGAYGKVFLVRKAGGHDAGKLYAMKVLRKAALVQRAKTQEHTRTERSVLELVRQAPFLVTLHYAFQTDAKLHLILDYVNGGEMFTHLYQRQYFKEAEVRVYGGEIVLALEHLHKLGIIYRDLKLENVLLDSEGHVVLTDFGLSKEFLTEEKERTFSFCGTIEYMAPEIIRSKLGHGKAVDWWSLGILLFELLTGASPFTLEGERNTQAEVSRRILKCSPPFPPRIGPVAQDLLQRLLCKDPKKRLGAGHQGAQEVKNHPFFQGLDWAALAARKIPAPFRPQIRSELDVGNFAEEFTRLEPVYSPPGSPPPGDPRIFQGYSFVAPSILFDHNNAVMTDVLEASVAGDRPGRAALARSAMMQQYELDLREPALGQGSFSVCRRCRQLQNGQEFAVKILSRRLEANTQREVAALRLCQSHPNVVKLHEVLQDQLHTYLVLELLQGGELLEHIRKKRHFSESEASQILRSLVSAVSFMHEEAGVVHRDLKPENILYADDTPGAPVKIIDFGFARLRPQSPAGPMQTPCFTLQYAAPELLAQQGYDESCDLWSLGVILYMMLSGQVPFQGASGQGGQSQAAEIMCKIREGRFSLDGEAWRGVSEEAKELVRGLLTVDPTKRLKLEGLRGSSWLQDGSARSSPPLRTPDVLESSGPAVRSGLNATFLAFNRGKREGFFLKSVENAPLAKRRKQKLRSAATSRRVSPVPAVPGRAPATKGAPRRANGPLPPS
- the RPS6KA4 gene encoding ribosomal protein S6 kinase alpha-4 isoform X1; protein product: MGDEDEDEGCAVELQITEANLTGHEEKVGVENFQLLKVLGTGAYGKVFLVRKAGGHDAGKLYAMKVLRKAALVQRAKTQEHTRTERSVLELVRQAPFLVTLHYAFQTDAKLHLILDYVNGGEMFTHLYQRQYFKEAEVRVYGGEIVLALEHLHKLGIIYRDLKLENVLLDSEGHVVLTDFGLSKEFLTEEKERTFSFCGTIEYMAPEIIRSKLGHGKAVDWWSLGILLFELLTGASPFTLEGERNTQAEVSRRILKCSPPFPPRIGPVAQDLLQRLLCKDPKKRLGAGHQGAQEVKNHPFFQGLDWAALAARKIPAPFRPQIRSELDVGNFAEEFTRLEPVYSPPGSPPPGDPRIFQGYSFVAPSILFDHNNAVMTDVLEASVAGDRPGRAALARSAMMQDSPFFQQYELDLREPALGQGSFSVCRRCRQLQNGQEFAVKILSRRLEANTQREVAALRLCQSHPNVVKLHEVLQDQLHTYLVLELLQGGELLEHIRKKRHFSESEASQILRSLVSAVSFMHEEAGVVHRDLKPENILYADDTPGAPVKIIDFGFARLRPQSPAGPMQTPCFTLQYAAPELLAQQGYDESCDLWSLGVILYMMLSGQVPFQGASGQGGQSQAAEIMCKIREGRFSLDGEAWRGVSEEAKELVRGLLTVDPTKRLKLEGLRGSSWLQDGSARSSPPLRTPDVLESSGPAVRSGLNATFLAFNRGKREGFFLKSVENAPLAKRRKQKLRSAATSRRVSPVPAVPGRAPATKGAPRRANGPLPPS
- the RPS6KA4 gene encoding ribosomal protein S6 kinase alpha-4 isoform X3 — its product is MGDEDEDEGCAVELQITEANLTGHEEKVGVENFQLLKVLGTGAYGKVFLVRKAGGHDAGKLYAMKVLRKAALVQRAKTQEHTRTERSVLELVRQAPFLVTLHYAFQTDAKLHLILDYVNGGEMFTHLYQRQYFKEAEVRVYGGEIVLALEHLHKLGIIYRDLKLENVLLDSEGHVVLTDFGLSKEFLTEEKERTFSFCGTIEYMAPEIIRSKLGHGKAVDWWSLGILLFELLTGASPFTLEGERNTQAEVSRRILKCSPPFPPRIGPVAQDLLQRLLCKDPKKRLGAGHQGAQEVKNHPFFQGLDWAALAARKIPAPFRPQIRSELDVGNFAEEFTRLEPVYSPPGSPPPGDPRIFQGYSFVAPSILFDHNNAVMTDVLEASVAGDRPGRAALARSAMMQYELDLREPALGQGSFSVCRRCRQLQNGQEFAVKILSRRLEANTQREVAALRLCQSHPNVVKLHEVLQDQLHTYLVLELLQGGELLEHIRKKRHFSESEASQILRSLVSAVSFMHEEAGVVHRDLKPENILYADDTPGAPVKIIDFGFARLRPQSPAGPMQTPCFTLQYAAPELLAQQGYDESCDLWSLGVILYMMLSGQVPFQGASGQGGQSQAAEIMCKIREGRFSLDGEAWRGVSEEAKELVRGLLTVDPTKRLKLEGLRGSSWLQDGSARSSPPLRTPDVLESSGPAVRSGLNATFLAFNRGKREGFFLKSVENAPLAKRRKQKLRSAATSRRVSPVPAVPGRAPATKGAPRRANGPLPPS